A genome region from Magnolia sinica isolate HGM2019 chromosome 8, MsV1, whole genome shotgun sequence includes the following:
- the LOC131253238 gene encoding putative receptor-like protein kinase At3g47110 isoform X1 yields MGFNRLHGNLPPNIGFTLSNLQELYAGGNQFTGPIPVSLSNASGLSLIDLGNNSFSGSVPLNFGSLKGLTSLNLWGNELGIGKARDLSFLDSLTNCSSLEVVDVSRNRLSGALPNSIANLSTQLTFLSLGSNMIFGSIPSGIQNLIGLTVLNMVRNFLTGTIPIGVGKLNKLEGLYLDSNGLSGKIPPSLGNITRLYELYLHENKLSGSIPSNLGNCINLNLIYLDYNNFSGTLPKQLFSIPSLIYLQAQNNFFTNLPHEASYLKALGTFNVSNNKLSGEIPSWLGNCLSLEYLVLDGNFFQGSIPSTFSTLKGLRYLDLSRNNLSGKIPRYLEKFALEYLNLSFNNFEGELPKQGVFGNASRLSVLGNSKLCGGIHELQLPPCSSQASKNRGISLASKVKFSIIGAVLGLISLSCFFTILYRVRKSRRKPFAVPSMEDPFMNVSYAELFKATDEFSPANLIGTGSFGAVYKGILDRVGTMIAVKVFNLQQQGALRSFMAECDALRNIRHRNLVKILTCCSSIDFKGNDFKALVYKYMSNGSLEKWFHREGHDQPRRNLKFTERLNIAIDVASALDYLHNHCQTSIIHQDLKPSNILLDDDMIAHVGDFGLVRFLSEVAQSSSVGMKGSIGYIAPEYAMGGKASTQGDVYSYGILLLEMITGKGPTDDVFKDNLSLHHFAKMALAERVMEIVDPQLLLEEAEAIQGNENQINSRNRMHDCLISMVKIGVLCSAESPRKRMQMRDVVSEMHTIKDLYLGIKIHRDKQVRSQILDEGLSYLRHY; encoded by the exons ATGGGATTTAACAGATTGCATGGAAATCTTCCACCTAACATAGGCTTCACTCTTTCTAATCTCCAAGAGCTTTATGCCGGAGGTAACCAATTCACAGGACCCATACCagtttcattatccaatgcttcTGGACTTTCACTTATTGACCTTGGAAACAATAGTTTCAGCGGATCTGTACCTCTGAATTTTGGAAGCCTCAAAGGTCTCACCTCATTAAATTTGTGGGGCAACGAACTTGGAATTGGAAAAGCTCGTGACTTGAGTTTTCTTGATTCTTTGACCAATTGCAGTAGCTTAGAAGTGGTGGACGTGAGCAGAAATCGTCTCAGCGGTGCGTTGCCCAACTCCATAGCGAATCTTTCGACCCAACTAACATTCCTATCTTTAGGAAGTAATATGATATTCGGAAGCATCCCATCTGGGATTCAGAATCTTATTGGCTTAACAGTACTGAATATGGTGCGTAATTTTCTGACTGGTACAATTCCCATTGGTgttgggaagcttaacaagttggaGGGACTTTACTTAGATTCAAATGGATTATCAGGGAAAATTCCACCTTCATTGGGCAACATCACCAGATTGTACGAACTCTATTTACATGAAAACAAACTATCGGGAAGCATACCTTCAAATCTTGGTAATTGCATAAACCTGAACTTAATATACCTCGACTATAATAACTTTAGTGGTACCTTACCCAAACAACTTTTCAGCATTCCATCTCTGATTTATCTCCAAGCTCAAAACAACTTTTTCACTAATCTGCCACATGAAGCCAGTTACTTGAAAGCTCTTGGAACATTCaatgtttctaataacaaattGTCAGGCGAAATTCCAAGCTGGCTAGGCAATTGTCTCAGCCTAGAGTATCTCGTGTTGGATGGGAACTTCTTTCAAGGATCAATTCCATCAACATTTAGTACTCTAAAAGGCCTTCGATACCTGGATCTTTCACGCAACAACTTATCTGGGAAGATTCCAAGATATCTGGAGAAGTTTGCTCTAGAGTATCTAAATCTATCCTTCAATAATTTCGAGGGTGAATTACCAAAACAAGGGGTCTTTGGAAATGCCAGTCGACTTTCAGTGCTCGGAAATAGTAAGCTTTGTGGGGGTATTCATGAATTACAATTGCCACCATGCTCTAGCCAAGCTTCCAAGAATCGGGGGATCTCTCTTGCTTCAAAAGTCAAATTCTCAATAATTGGTGCTGTCCTGGGTCTTATTTCATTATCATGTTTCTTTACCATTCTTTATCGGGTAAGAAAGTCAAGAAGGAAACCTTTTGCTGTGCCTTCTATGGAGGATCCTTTTATGAACGTGTCTTATGCGGAGCTCTTTAAAGCAACAGATGAGTTCTCTCCTGCCAATTTGATCGGAACCGGAAGTTTTGGTGCTGTATATAAAGGGATTCTAGATCGTGTTGGGACTATGATAGCAGTGAAAGTCTTCAACCTTCAACAACAAGGAGCTCTGCGGAGCTTCATGGCCGAATGTGATGCGTTGagaaacattaggcatcggaatcttgttaagatcttaacttgttgctcgagcattgattttaagggcaatgattttaaagctcTAGTATACAAGTACATGTCCAATGGAAGTCTAGAGAAGTGGTTCCATAGGGAAGGCCATGACCAGCCGAGAAGGAACTTGAAGTTTACTGAAAGGCTAAACATTGCTATAGATGTGGCTTCTGCACTGGATTATCTACATAATCATTGTCAAACGTCAATCATTCATCAAGATTTAAAGCCAAGCAacattcttcttgatgatgacatgattgctcATGTGGGTGATTTCGGGCTAGTCAGGTTCTTATCGGAGGTTGCTCAAAGCAGCTCAGTTGGGATGAAGGGATCTATTGGGTACATCGCTCCAG AGTATGCGATGGGCGGAAAagcatctacacaaggagatgttTACAGCTACGGAATCCTTCTACTGGAGATGATCACTGGAAAGGGGCCGACTGATGATGTGTTTAAGGATaatctaagccttcatcattttgctAAGATGGCTTTGGCTGAAAGagtaatggagattgttgatcCACAACTGCTCTTAGAAGAAGCTGAAGCTATTCAAGGCAATGAAAATCAAATCAATTCAAGAAATAGAATGCATGACtgcttgatttcaatggtcaaaattGGTGTGTTATGTTCTGCAGAATCTCCAAGAAAACGAATGCAAATGAGAGATGTTGTTTCTGAAATGCACACAATCAAGGACTTGTATCTCGGGATCAAGATTCACCGAGACAAACAAGTTAGGTCACAAATACTAGATGAAGGTTTGTCTTACCTTAGGCATTACTAA
- the LOC131253238 gene encoding putative receptor-like protein kinase At3g47110 isoform X2: MGFNRLHGNLPPNIGFTLSNLQELYAGGNQFTGPIPVSLSNASGLSLIDLGNNSFSGSVPLNFGSLKGLTSLNLWGNELGIGKARDLSFLDSLTNCSSLEVVDVSRNRLSGALPNSIANLSTQLTFLSLGSNMIFGSIPSGIQNLIGLTVLNMVRNFLTGTIPIGVGKLNKLEGLYLDSNGLSGKIPPSLGNITRLYELYLHENKLSGSIPSNLGNCINLNLIYLDYNNFSGTLPKQLFSIPSLIYLQAQNNFFTNLPHEASYLKALGTFNVSNNKLSGEIPSWLGNCLSLEYLVLDGNFFQGSIPSTFSTLKGLRYLDLSRNNLSGKIPRYLEKFALEYLNLSFNNFEGELPKQGVFGNASRLSVLGNSKLCGGIHELQLPPCSSQASKNRGISLASKVKFSIIGAVLGLISLSCFFTILYRVRKSRRKPFAVPSMEDPFMNVSYAELFKATDEFSPANLIGTGSFGAVYKGILDRVGTMIAVKVFNLQQQGALRSFMAECDALRNIRHRNLVKILTCCSSIDFKGNDFKALVYKYMSNGSLEKWFHREGHDQPRRNLKFTERLNIAIDVASALDYLHNHCQTSIIHQDLKPSNILLDDDMIAHVGDFGLVRFLSEVAQSSSVGMKGSIGYIAPEYAMGRKASTQGDVYSYRILLLEMITGKGPTDDVFKDNLSLHHFAKLALAEQVMEIVDPQLLLEEAEAIQGNENQINTRNRMHDCLISMAKIGVLCSAESPRKRMQMRDVVAEMHTIKDLYLGVMIHRDKQVRSQILDEGLSYLRHY; this comes from the exons ATGGGATTTAACAGATTGCATGGAAATCTTCCACCTAACATAGGCTTCACTCTTTCTAATCTCCAAGAGCTTTATGCCGGAGGTAACCAATTCACAGGACCCATACCagtttcattatccaatgcttcTGGACTTTCACTTATTGACCTTGGAAACAATAGTTTCAGCGGATCTGTACCTCTGAATTTTGGAAGCCTCAAAGGTCTCACCTCATTAAATTTGTGGGGCAACGAACTTGGAATTGGAAAAGCTCGTGACTTGAGTTTTCTTGATTCTTTGACCAATTGCAGTAGCTTAGAAGTGGTGGACGTGAGCAGAAATCGTCTCAGCGGTGCGTTGCCCAACTCCATAGCGAATCTTTCGACCCAACTAACATTCCTATCTTTAGGAAGTAATATGATATTCGGAAGCATCCCATCTGGGATTCAGAATCTTATTGGCTTAACAGTACTGAATATGGTGCGTAATTTTCTGACTGGTACAATTCCCATTGGTgttgggaagcttaacaagttggaGGGACTTTACTTAGATTCAAATGGATTATCAGGGAAAATTCCACCTTCATTGGGCAACATCACCAGATTGTACGAACTCTATTTACATGAAAACAAACTATCGGGAAGCATACCTTCAAATCTTGGTAATTGCATAAACCTGAACTTAATATACCTCGACTATAATAACTTTAGTGGTACCTTACCCAAACAACTTTTCAGCATTCCATCTCTGATTTATCTCCAAGCTCAAAACAACTTTTTCACTAATCTGCCACATGAAGCCAGTTACTTGAAAGCTCTTGGAACATTCaatgtttctaataacaaattGTCAGGCGAAATTCCAAGCTGGCTAGGCAATTGTCTCAGCCTAGAGTATCTCGTGTTGGATGGGAACTTCTTTCAAGGATCAATTCCATCAACATTTAGTACTCTAAAAGGCCTTCGATACCTGGATCTTTCACGCAACAACTTATCTGGGAAGATTCCAAGATATCTGGAGAAGTTTGCTCTAGAGTATCTAAATCTATCCTTCAATAATTTCGAGGGTGAATTACCAAAACAAGGGGTCTTTGGAAATGCCAGTCGACTTTCAGTGCTCGGAAATAGTAAGCTTTGTGGGGGTATTCATGAATTACAATTGCCACCATGCTCTAGCCAAGCTTCCAAGAATCGGGGGATCTCTCTTGCTTCAAAAGTCAAATTCTCAATAATTGGTGCTGTCCTGGGTCTTATTTCATTATCATGTTTCTTTACCATTCTTTATCGGGTAAGAAAGTCAAGAAGGAAACCTTTTGCTGTGCCTTCTATGGAGGATCCTTTTATGAACGTGTCTTATGCGGAGCTCTTTAAAGCAACAGATGAGTTCTCTCCTGCCAATTTGATCGGAACCGGAAGTTTTGGTGCTGTATATAAAGGGATTCTAGATCGTGTTGGGACTATGATAGCAGTGAAAGTCTTCAACCTTCAACAACAAGGAGCTCTGCGGAGCTTCATGGCCGAATGTGATGCGTTGagaaacattaggcatcggaatcttgttaagatcttaacttgttgctcgagcattgattttaagggcaatgattttaaagctcTAGTATACAAGTACATGTCCAATGGAAGTCTAGAGAAGTGGTTCCATAGGGAAGGCCATGACCAGCCGAGAAGGAACTTGAAGTTTACTGAAAGGCTAAACATTGCTATAGATGTGGCTTCTGCACTGGATTATCTACATAATCATTGTCAAACGTCAATCATTCATCAAGATTTAAAGCCAAGCAacattcttcttgatgatgacatgattgctcATGTGGGTGATTTCGGGCTAGTCAGGTTCTTATCGGAGGTTGCTCAAAGCAGCTCAGTTGGGATGAAGGGATCTATTGGGTACATCGCTCCAG AGTATGCAATGGGCAGAAAagcatctacacaaggagatgttTATAGCTACAGAATCCTTCTACTAGAGATGATCACTGGAAAGGGGCCAACTGATGACGtgtttaaggacaatctaagccttcatcattttgctAAGCTGGCTTTGGCTGAACAagtaatggagattgttgatcCACAACTGCTATTAGAAGAAGCTGAAGCTATTCAAGGCaatgaaaatcaaatcaatacAAGAAATAGAATGCATGACTGTTTGATTTCAATGGCCAAAATCGGTGTGTTGTGCTCTGCAGAATCTCCGAGAAAACGAATGCAAATGAGAGATGTTGTTGCTGAAATGCACACAATCAAGGACTTGTATCTCGGGGTCATGATTCATCGAGACAAGCAAGTTAGGTCGCAAATATTAGATGAAGGTTTGTCTTACCTCAGACATTACTAA